In Streptomyces sp. NBC_01294, the sequence GAACACCGCGGCCGGCGTGGACTCGGGCTTCGTGGGCAGGGACGTTCCGGGGGGCGGATCGAAGGGTGCGGCAGCGTTCGTCGACCATCGGCCGTTCGGGGGGAACATGGGCGCGAGAAGAAACAGGCTCGCCACGTCCCCGGGGTTCCGCATCGCGTACGGACCCATCACGAACGCGGCCGCGGACCAGCCGACGAACGCGACCTTCTTGTTGGCGCACAGCCCCCTGACGTATTTGACGACGGTGGCGAGCTCGTCCCATTCACTCTGGGAATTGCCCAGTTGGTGCGCGTAGGTCGCTGTCGCGGAGCAGTTCCCCGTACCCGGATTGGTCTTCAGGAGGTCCCGCTGGGCCGGATTGGCGTTGCACGGGTCATCCATCTGACTCGGGCGGTGGGACCGCCCGGATCCCTGGAGGTCCATGATGAACACGTCGAAGCCTTTGCCCGCCAGGGCCTGCGCCCAGCTGTAGCTGGTGTCCGAGTGCGGTGAGCTGCCGGGCGGCGGGAGTACGAGGTCGAAGCCGGGGAGGGCCGGAACGCTCCTGCCGTGGAGCATGAGGACCGGCTTGGGGGTGCTGCCGGATGCGCGCGCGTATTGCCGTACGAAGAGCTCGATCTCCTCGCCGTAGTTCGCCGGGATGGTCGATGTGTGCTTGACCTTGTGGTCAAGCGGGGTCATGTGCGCCATGGTCGCCTCCGATGGCTGTTCACCATGGGAACGGCCGTTCCCGAGGGTGGGTGGCCAGCATCCCCACCGCCCCCGGGCGGTACGAGGAGCCGGACGGCGGGTCGCACGGACGGTGACTGATCGAGTGGGCGCCGCTCCTCCGATCAGCGGGGCGCGCGCAAGGGAGCGCGTCAGAGTGGGGAACCCGAGTGAGCAGGCATGGCCCGTGCCCGAGCGCAGGGTGGAGAAGGAGCGTCATCAGCGACGCCGAGGGCAACGGGCCCCTACGGACAAGGTCAGCCGCGGCCGGTCCTCAGCGGCAGTACGGGTAAGGGGTGGTTCTGCCAGATAAGGCGGGAGGTCTCCTCCGGATAGGCGGTGACGGCCGGCTGGGTGTCGACGAGCTGTACGAGACGTCGTTCGCTGTCGTACGCGGGCCAGCCGGCGTCGCCGTGAGTGGCGAACGCCGTCCATGCGCCGCGCATTGAAGCGGACAGGGCCTCGGCCTCCGGGGAGGGCGCCTCACCGATCAGCAGGGCGGGCTGGCCGCGGTCGAGGTTGCCGAAGACGAGCGGTACGTCGAGGCCGTGGCAGGCGCCGAGTACGCCGCCCATGCCCGGAGCCGGCCAGGTCAGCTCGTAGAGGTGGGCGCGGCCGCCGGCGGCGGTCTGGGCCTGGGCGAGGTGGAGGCTCGGCATGCGGAACAGCCAGTCGGAGTGGACCAGCTCGTACAGCTCGTCCGGGCCCGCGGCCGGATAGCCGTCGCGGTATCGGAGTGCGCCGTCCTGGCCGCCGGGGGCGAAGAGGCGCAGGGCGGTCGCCGCCTGCTCCGGAGTCACCTGGCCGAGCAGGCCGTCGAGCGCGGTGAGCAGCCGCTGTTCGTCCCGGGTGTGGCCGGCGAGGAGTTCGACGTCCCGGCCGGCGCCGTCGGCCAGGGCCTGCCACGGCGTGACCGGCAGGACGCCTCCGTCGACGACCGGCGAGAACAGGATCGACCGGTGCGCGGCCTGACCCCAGCGATCCGCCCACTGGGTTATTTTGGCGCCGACCGCATCGTCGGCGGCCGACAGCCGGGCCGGTTCCACCGTGCACAGGTCGGCGACCGTAGGTTGCAGCCCCAGCTCGGCGGCGCACGCGGCGGCGATGTCGGCGGCGAGCTCCGGCGACCTGCACGCTCTGTGCGACGGCCCTGCCGAAGAGCCCGGCCGCGCGCGGCATGGCCAGCAGAGCGGTGACCGACCCACCACCCGCCGACTGGCCGAAGACCGTGACGCGGTCCGGGTCACCGCCGAAGGCCCGGATGTTGTCCCGCACCCACTCCAAGGCGGCGACCTGGTCGAGCAGTCCCCGGTTGGCGGGTGCCCCTTCGATCTGCCCGAAACCTTCGAGGCCCACCCGGTAGTTGAACGTCACCACGACGACGCCGTCACGGGCCAGGCGGCCGCCGTCGTACTCGGGAAGACCGGACATGCCGATCGTGTACGCGCTGCCCTGGATCCACACCATCACCGGCAGCCCCGCGTCCGGGCCGGGCGCGGGCGACCAGACGTTGACCGTCAGCCAGTCGTCGCCCGCCGCATCCAGCGCCAGCGCGTCCATCCCGAAATGGCCCCCCTGAGAGGGCGGCGGTCCGTACGCCATAGCCGCGCGCACCCCGTCCCACCCCCGTACCGGCCGCGGCGCGGCGAAACGCAGCGCACCGACCGGCGGCTCGGCGAACGGGATGCCACTGAAGACCGCAACACCCGCCTCCCGGCAGCCACGCACCACCCCGGCCACCACGCGGACCTCGGGGTCGGAGCCGGACAGCTCGGACGCAACAACCGTCATCACGGCATCCCCTCGACGGATGGAGCGGGCTCACGGCGGCCCCGGCCCCTGCGGATGATCCGCCGCATCTCGACGCCGCGCCAGCCATTTATGAACCTTCTACGGTGCGGGCGTTCGGATACGCCGATCATGCTGAAGCCGATATCGCGTGGCAGGACCTGGGCGCCAGAGCCTGTTCACCGCAGGGTCACAGCCTCTCGGGACGCCTGGCAGCAACTACCACCGTTCTCACGAGGGGGCGACGACAGCGACAGAGCGCACGTCGCGCCGCGCACGGGGGGAGGTACCGAGCGCCCGTCTCACCCCTCGTACAACAAGTGGCACGTTTTAACAGCTTGTTTAAGCTGGCCGGCGCTCACCTTCCCTGCTTTCAGGAGTGCACGCGTGTCCACGCCCGCGCAGCCCGGTAACGGCTACCCCCAGCCCTACCGCTATGGGAAACGTCGACATCCCCCTGGGCGGCCGACTCCCCCGCCTCGCTTGCCCATTGTTACCTTCACGCCACCCCTCCCAGGCCGGGCTGCGCACACCGCCGCGCTCTACCGGCTGCGCCGACGGCCGCATAGGCTGCGCGCGGATCGCGACACGTTTTGTCAGAACGGAACTCAGCACCGCAGGCCCATTACCAACTGAGGCGCGAGAAGCCCAACCTGCGTCTCGCCGCCGGACCTGCTCGACGTGGCCGAGACCGTCCGCTTCAACGGCTTTGCCCTCACCACCCGAGGGCCAGGAGCGACCGCGAGTGCCACCCTGACGCTCCGGAGGAGACCGAGGATGCCAGCCCCAACACCCGCTCGCGGTGCGCCTGACCGGCGGCACGCTGCAGGGGCCGATCAGCCTCCGTGACGCCGACGGCAGCCACGTCCACAGCACCCAACGCAGAGCCCAACCGCCCCGTACCGAGGAAGAGTGACCGCCATGAGAGTGAGCGCGAAGACCGCCGCAGCGACCGCCCTGATAGCCGCGACGTTGACCGCCTGCGGCAACAGCGCAGACGGCGCCCGCGCGGGCGCGAGTCCGACCGCGTCCAGCTACACCGTGGACTGCACTGACCCGAGCCAGCCCCCCGAAAAGCGCTGGGGGTGCGCCGACCCCGTCACTCCCAGCGGGAAGCCCACCGCCCAGGCCCCGAAGCAGAACAAGAACCTTGCCATCGGCGAAACGTATGCGTTCTCGGGAGGCCAGAAGGTCACCATCGCGTCCGTGCAGCCCCACACCCGGAAGTGGATCGACACCTACACCAGGGACTGGGAGGTCAAGCCCGACCGCGACAACGTCTTTCGCGTCACCGTTTCCATCGACAACCAGTCGGGCGCCCCGTTCGAGCTGAACGGCTCGTTCACGGCCGTGGACGGCGCGACCGTCGGCGGAAAGGCCGAAAGCCTTATGCCCAACGACCCCGATTTTCGCGAGGTCGAAGGGACGATCGCCGCTGGGCGAAGCGCTCAGTTCCACGCCGACTTCCACATGCGCAAGGAGCTGGGCAACGAGGTGCTGATCCGGTTCGACTGGCTGGGCGGCGACGTGACCGAGGCTCCGGTGTGGGCAATCACGATTCCCGCGTCCTGACCGAACCCACCGTCGCCGTGCGGACTCCGTGGCACGGACTCCACGGCTGACCGCCGTGGAGACGGACACGGCGGGCTGGCCGCGGTCGAGGCTGCCGAAGACGAGCGGTACGTCGAGGCCTTGGCAGGCGCCGAGGACGCTGCCCATGCCCGGGGCGGGCCAGGTCAGCTCGTAGACGTGGGCGCGGCCGACGGCGGCGGTCATCCTGGCCATGGTCGGCCCTCCCGGGTGGCGGCGATTCGGTGCACCCGCACCCTGCGTGGACGCCCCGCTTTGCGTCGCGGAGCTCCCGTACCTGCGGAGGACAGGGCACCTACGCAGCCGATTGCGAATATTCGTTCGAGACTTACCCCCCGTCGGCCCGGCATTTCTCCAACAATTCTTGGAGGGAATCCCCTCGGCTCCTTAAGGTTTGGAATAGGAAGCCCGAATGGGGTAGCGTGATGTGAGTAATCGCTGAGCAACTCTCTGCGACGAGGTGTTCGGTGCTTCTCCGAGAGAACGTCGCGCCATACGGGCGCGGCGTTCTGCCGGTGAGCGCCGGCGTCCCTCCACAGAGAGGAGGCCCGCATGGGTCTCAGCAGCGAAGACGGCCAGCAGAAGGAACGGCGGCTCGACCGCGTGCGCAGGGTGATTCGCGACAAGGCCACGAAGGCTTGTCGGGACCTGCGCAAGGCGGCTCGATACGTTCCGCCGCTGGTCACCCTTGCCGCGGAAGGCCTGGCCGTGATCCACGGGGTCCAGGTGATCACCGGCAAGTAGCCGGTCCGGACGTCGCATATACGTCCGGACCGGCCGCACGAGAGACCGGCCCGCCCGTGTTACGAGCATGGGCGGGCCGCTGTCTTTCGTACCAGCGAACACGTTTCAGCGATGTCCGCAGGTTCGTAGCGTACCGCAAAATCACGTTTCCCAGATTTTAAAATCGCCAGGACGGTATTTTTCGACGTTTCGCGGCTCTCCGAAAAACGTGAACTTCCCCCGTTTCGTTATTTTCGGCGGAACGGAGATTATTTAAAATCCTCGTTCTGGTCGAAAGTTCCGAACCGCAGGAAGCTCGTTTCCGCGTAACGGTGCATCTTCCGTTCGGCCCTACCCGGCAGCAGTGTCCGCCGTGCTCGCGCCGGCCGGGTTCTCGTCCTCCCACATGCCGGTGATGAGCGCGGGGTCGGGCGTGAGGAGATCTGCGGCCGCGGACTGTCCGCGCACGCGCAGGGCTGCACCGAGTTCGACGGAGTGCAGCGCACAGGCCGCGTCCACGAACTGGTCGACCAGGTGCTCGGGAACGCTGGCCTCGCGGGCCAGCGCGGCCAGCCGTGCGGCGGTGCGGGAAGTGGTGGGCGGGATGGGCTGCGCTGCCCCGGGCGTCTCGGTCTGGGCGAACGCGGCCCCGAACACGCCGATGAGGCGAGTGTCCATGTGGTACGCGGTGGTCTTGCTCCACCCGTTGGGCCCGGGCCCGGTGGGCGTGAGCACAGCCGCGTACTCTGCTGGCCACCATCCGCCCTTGACCGCGGCGTTGACCTGCTTGGTGATGCTGCCGGCCGCGGCGTTGAGCTCGCGGCCCGCTCCCCTGGTCGCGCGGAAGACGGCGCAGTCGGCACGGCCGCGGGAGTCGGCGGCCAGCCGCAGCAGGTAGGCCCCGTCGAGCGAGACCTTGGTGAGCAGGCGGTGGACGGCGTGCACCGGTACGGGATGCGCCGGC encodes:
- a CDS encoding alpha/beta hydrolase; this translates as MTPLDHKVKHTSTIPANYGEEIELFVRQYARASGSTPKPVLMLHGRSVPALPGFDLVLPPPGSSPHSDTSYSWAQALAGKGFDVFIMDLQGSGRSHRPSQMDDPCNANPAQRDLLKTNPGTGNCSATATYAHQLGNSQSEWDELATVVKYVRGLCANKKVAFVGWSAAAFVMGPYAMRNPGDVASLFLLAPMFPPNGRWSTNAAAPFDPPPGTSLPTKPESTPAAVFGFPMNLTSKASFKAVISDKNLADHVWKTVMDSDSLGQKWGGATPGAPDGVMRWRNSYWWGWNESTVTHNSTLGDAVPVCIVYGDLDRTANTPESMGPVLHFSVPKLYKKIPKAEKLMFCVEGWDHNPVWERKPSQVLQHMCEKWLDGKRVYGVERGSWVMDADNVLSQVE